CAACTCCataaagttccaaattcaagtGCAAAAATTGccctgggtcttacgaggttaaattacattgaagttaaataatagtgagtaaaaaccgtactgatctaaatattttgaaatatgtctcacaatagtttaagTGTGAACATtgaagttattattttaataaaataataaccaaaaatgtatttattattattttaagactATGGGCAGGACATTCTGTCTTAAAAGCTTAATGCTATATTAGATTCTGTAGGTGAAGTGTCAATTATATTGCATTTTCACCCACAGAAgtcataatttgatttgatttcatAATGTGATGACCCGTGGATGACCCAATATTAAGTTATGATTCtacaaattattataaacttGTTTAAACAAAAATGCAGTGATGACTTTCCTACAATATAATCTTTAACAAAAAAGGAGCCAGTCATAAACATGGGCGTCATCAGCAGTTCCTCTTTACTAAACCATGCTTTCCAAGAACAAGTCTGCTATAATATTTGATTGAAGAGATCCTTTGATTTCTCCAGGGTCCCATCATCAAGATCCTAACTTGATGACAATGGGACCAACTGTGAAGCATTATCCTTTCATATGAATAAATATCCCCAATTGAGTCATGTTAAAGAAATTGGGGAACATACACAAAAAAACAATGATCCCAAAAAGAGGTCATCTATTAATTATATCACACAACATTTCGATTTTTTCTACACTTGGCATGGATTGGCGACActccttgtcacaacatgtcacattttcttgacccccttccaacccctaaacgtgtgacgtaattaatggatgaccccttgaTGTTGACAATTAATGATTAATGAATGAGAAATTAAAATAAGTGGTCAATTAAAAGtctcatataaaatgtttattttcgcTTAGTTATATAAGAGATACATAAAGTATTGATTGTGTGAAATTATAATACAGCAATTGATTTGTATACTAACAAtggaataacattaaatttgaaTACAAACTTATTAATTCAtaactattgaaataaaatgtcCATCTgttaatataatttgatatacaaaataacaatttggcatatttttgtttatgaacTAGCTTGAATTTCTAAATGCAttgttaaaatgtaaaataattacaaaagcACAGCTGTCGACTACAACATTCATTCCACAATCACAAGATTTCTTTCATTTCAGTCAGATACCTAATAAAATCTAATTATTACTAAGTAGCATAGTTTAGGAAGCAacctatatttataaatatacaagtgCTTCTAATGGactaagaataaaattaattggaAGCCAATATATGATGataaccataaaatgtattatgataaaacatcaataaattataataaaatattgtaagaAATAAGTTATGTTgtattaaaaacaattattggACCGCTTGTAAGTCTTTCATTTTCATGACTAACATCAATACAATAATTACATAAGGATTATAGGGTACTATTGCAACACAACTATTCATAGGCTTTCCACAAAAAATGTCTCATAAACACTGAACTAATAATTTGCCTTAAGTCAGATCTTAAAAATATGATCGAGACCTGTTACTGGTTTACTTAGGAAAATGAAGGCTACAATTCAAATTATGAATTTAGGTGcaaaatttctaaatataatttaaatatattcatacaaaatacacaaatacataCTCCAAAGTGGTTGCTTTACTTTTTTGTAAAGTTTTGGCTTATGAGCTCATGACTACTGATTTAAGACAATATGGCCACACTTCTCCTCACACCAGCACCTGAATTGACATTGTCTAAGCTTGACCATTTCTTTATGCCATTCTTGGCAATTTCAGCAGATATTTTATCTTCCATAACTCGTGACATAGCTTCTAATTTCTGTGCTCTCTCCTTACTCAGTGGTTCACTGGGAAAAGCGAGGTCATTTGCCTCGGCAAGTGTGCGCAGATCAAAATAGTATTTAGCATACACACTAGATGGAACATTGATATTGAACTGTAGCATTTCTAAAAACTGCCTCTCCAACTCATTCATATCTTCTACAGTTATGTCTTTTAGAATTTGGCAGTAATCTACATTCCAGACAGCCTGGTCATCCCACACCTTACTGGCCAACAATATGGCTCCTAAAACTATTCTTTTCCAATTAGATGCTGCAATATCTAATTCAGCACAGATGAGAAGGCGCTCCAAGTAGACCAGTGTGATGATGGCACATTCTGCTGTTAGTTGTGCAGCATTAAATAAGGTTCTTACAAACTTATATATCTGTTTGTGCTCAGGATTATATTTATCATAGTCATCACTCACCCCTTCCTTGCTGAGTGGGTGTAGTTTCTCATCAAAAATATCGTGTCTACGTTCAGATGTTCGATTCTTGATATGGTAGTAGATGGCCAAGGCTACGCACTTGACAGTATTCTTCAAATTAGGTTGTGACACAGTACTATCATCTAAATAGATAGTAGAGCAAGAACTgctttttttaagtttgttgtCCGCAATCTGGTGCTGGCTGCGCTTTCTGGTGATGCCGTTCTCTATAGACGCCTTAGACCTTTCCATGAAGATGGTTTTGGCTATTGGATCTTGCGAAGGGTCGATATCGCCGTCATCCGGCTCGCGCTCGCTGATGTGCTGGATGTTATTAGAACTGACCTCCCCTTCCGGCAGGTAGTCCTCCAGCTTCACGACATCCTTCCGGATCGGCGAAGGGCTCCGGTAACAACAGCAACTATTTTGGTTACCCATCTTCGAATGCAAATTATGAGCGCTAAAGATAAGTCGTTATCATTCTACAAGCACTGCCAGTGTCTGAATGCGCGTAAATAGCGTGCCGAGTCACTCGAATCACATAAAAGGCCCATAGTATCTGAAACAAATTATATGTACCATCAATTCTATACGTTCTAACGAAATGAATATTCAGTTATCACGTGCGGCATACATTACAtcaagcaaaaataaaaattaggtaCCTCGACAATTGTGATCAGTATTAGTCACATTTCACTGAAATGCAAAAATTATAGAAGAGAAAATATATCATTCACTTTTCGGAGGTTCGATTCTATCCATTTGACAGAACTCGAACGTCATTAAATTTGTTGCTTGGCGTTTTTTATTGCGCTTgcttttgcaaaaaaaaatattgttattcatTGTTTTTGGTTCTTTAGGATGCGCAGCGCTGGCAACATATTAATCACTACATCCAACCATAGACATGAAACAAGATGGCGTGCGCGTGGATTTCCGGTGGCGGCCATTCGTTTAGAAGGAGCGACGTTGTGAGACTGTTTGAAGTTGTTAATTagtgaatttaaagtgtttTAGACACCGGTATTTATATCAGTGtatttcaatattgtaatataataatagtaaaatatttttagtatatAAAGCATACTGTTTTTGGTACGATGCGTCGTAAAAGTGAGCGTACAGCTACCAAGAAAGCAAAGCCCTCTCCCGAGAAAAAAGCAACGGAAAAGGCAAAAAAAACCAGAACATCTAGACGACGGAAACAGTCTACTTCTTCCGAAGAATCCGCTGACGAGACTAGCCCAGTTCGAGAAGCAGAAGCGACTCAAGCGACTCCCGTTGAGCAGGAACAAAAACCACCTCAGACTCCTACTAAAGAAAAAGAAGTTTCACCAGATGATGCACACGAAGTGTGGCATGTAAAAACCGCAGAGGCGCCCAGCGACACGGgagaaatacaaaaattaaaaatatgcctAACTCGCCCTCCCTCGACGCCCGAGCGAGTGGACAGATCACCGCGCAGTCGGAGGAAGCATTCCCGTGCTACTAGTTCCAGCGATACAACGAGTGTCGAGGCTGTCGAGGACCGCAAGAAGAGTAAGCATCGTTCCAAGCACTCTGCGCGCGAGTCCAAGGATGAGAGTGAGAAGAACCAAGATAGCCAAGGCGATGAAGCTGATTCGGAGACGCCTCCAGAACCTAAAAGTCGTAAAATTTCTCAGAGTAGTGGAGTTGTAGGTGATACTGTTCCTGATGAAACGCCCATGTCCACTACTAGTGACGATAAAGTGATTGAGTCAGAAAATCCTACAGCAAGTGGACAATCACAAACTGGCACACATTCTAAAGATTCTGATATTGAAGGGAAGACTTCTGATGCTGATACAACGGTTGCATCACCACAGGCTGAAGTCAAAGGAAACCAGTCTGAGGACAGTAAACAATGTGATAAGAATAGTTCACCTAAAAATGAATCACAAGAAAAATCACAGTCTTCGCAGGAATCGGAAAAAGCTGATGAAAGGAAAGTTACAACACAGTCAACTGAAAGCAAAGCTGAAAAGACTGAGTCACAGGAGCAATCTGATGGATCCCAAGAAAAGGAGGAGACACGTAGCGAGCATGAGGTAAGTAAAAGTGAAGATAACAGTAATAATAGTAAAACTGAGGAAGCGGAGTCCTCTCAAAATGAAAGTTCTAAAGCTACTAATGACAATGATGTTGTAGATAGCTCTGAAAATGTAGAAAAGAAGCAAAGACAGTCTGCTTCTCCAGAACCAGTAAAGGAGAGGAGAGTAGAGCACAGTACGGAGAGAAATAATAGAGATCTTGAACGCTCTGATTCAACACAGTCACATGAAGAACCTATACAGAATGGCCAAGGAGCTCCTATTGTTGTGAGTCGGAAAAGGAGATGGGGCTCCAGGTCCAGTAAACTCACTACCCAGAAGTCAATAACTATCTCTACTGATGTATTGAAAGATATTATTCCTGATGTGAAACCTGTTGAATTTGAAGAGgtaattgaagaaaaaaaacaacacaaacGAGTTCAATCCAATGACAAAGTTGAGAGGCCTGTTTTACCTAAGATTGTCATAGACAATACTGATCACCTCGAGCACCATAAAAAGGAATATGAAGAAAGGGAAcctgaaaaattaaaatacagagAACCCTTGTCAGCAAATAGAAGAATATCAATTGTTAAAGATGATAGCATTATTGCTCGACCACCAAGTCCACCCAGGAATAAACAATCATGTATTCTGTATATCACCAACCTTGTTAGACCATTCACATTGCCTCAACTGAAGAATTTACTACAACGGACAGGAAGAATTTCAGAAGATGGTTTTTGGATTGACAGAATTAAGTCGAGATGCTTTGTTAAATATGAAATTGAAGAGTAAGTATCTACCCATttaaagtatttgtttttatttctatggtaaaaatatacttatgtctgtactttatttttgttacagtcAAGCAGTTGAGACCAGGCATGCCTTACATGGAGTTACTTGGCCTGTGTCAAATCCAAAGACCCTACAGGTGGACTTTTCCTCTCAGGAGGCATTTGATAAAGCTAAGGCAAATGAAGATACAGACAATGCACAGGCAACTACTATACCCGGCACTGTGGAGGATTGGCTGCGGGAGCAAGATATGAAAAGAGAACGAGAGGAAATGGTATGTATATTTATCTTTTAATgaactattttatatttaaaaaccggacaagtgcaagttggactctcccaccgagggttccattcCTTTTTatgatttgttgttatagcagcaacagaaatacatcatctgtgaaaatttcaactgtctagctatcactgatcaatgagatacagcttggtaacagacagatagacagaggAGTCTGAGTAATAGGGCCCCTTTtttacctttgggtacggaattctaaaaactgttcaTTCATGGCTGtggattttaatatttattattaaaattcagATTCTGACCCCTCCCcaatttcatctctacattattatacctctatggttcatgtcatagagtctcctatatagtgcaaatactctttggtctcagagcctacctagggtcaccggagagattaagaactattatttaaagctgaaagtggtcacttttacaacaattctgccataagagatt
This DNA window, taken from Cydia strobilella chromosome 4, ilCydStro3.1, whole genome shotgun sequence, encodes the following:
- the LOC134740556 gene encoding cyclin-Y-like protein 1; this translates as MGNQNSCCCYRSPSPIRKDVVKLEDYLPEGEVSSNNIQHISEREPDDGDIDPSQDPIAKTIFMERSKASIENGITRKRSQHQIADNKLKKSSSCSTIYLDDSTVSQPNLKNTVKCVALAIYYHIKNRTSERRHDIFDEKLHPLSKEGVSDDYDKYNPEHKQIYKFVRTLFNAAQLTAECAIITLVYLERLLICAELDIAASNWKRIVLGAILLASKVWDDQAVWNVDYCQILKDITVEDMNELERQFLEMLQFNINVPSSVYAKYYFDLRTLAEANDLAFPSEPLSKERAQKLEAMSRVMEDKISAEIAKNGIKKWSSLDNVNSGAGVRRSVAILS